Proteins found in one Microbacterium sp. LWS13-1.2 genomic segment:
- a CDS encoding hotdog fold thioesterase codes for MPDHSPAAVDGVEWALGRGIGALAEKMGFEWLEFTPERAVARMPVEGNTQPVGLFHGGAYVVLGESLGSMHANFHAGPGRLAVGVDINATHTRSATSGYVTGVCTPIHLGRSLTVHEIVMTDDQGRRCSTVRITNHIKALSPAT; via the coding sequence ATGCCCGACCACTCCCCCGCCGCGGTCGACGGAGTCGAATGGGCGCTGGGCCGTGGGATCGGCGCTCTCGCCGAGAAGATGGGCTTCGAATGGCTGGAGTTCACGCCCGAGCGCGCCGTGGCCCGCATGCCGGTCGAGGGCAACACGCAGCCCGTCGGTCTGTTCCACGGCGGCGCCTACGTGGTGCTGGGCGAGTCGCTCGGATCGATGCACGCGAACTTCCATGCCGGTCCGGGACGCCTCGCCGTGGGCGTCGACATCAACGCCACGCACACGCGCTCGGCGACCTCCGGCTACGTCACGGGCGTGTGCACGCCGATCCACCTCGGTCGCAGCCTCACCGTCCACGAGATCGTCATGACCGACGATCAGGGCCGCCGCTGCTCGACCGTGCGCATCACGAACCACATCAAGGCGCTGTCGCCGGCGACATGA